The proteins below come from a single Parvularculales bacterium genomic window:
- the rpsI gene encoding 30S ribosomal protein S9 has product MDEHGRARATGKRKESVACVWIKPGRGTITVNGKAVESYFARPVLRMIINQPLVEAGRESQYDVMCSVHGGGLSGQAGAVRHGISRALVRCEPDLRPPLKNGGFLTRDSRVVERKKYGRRKARRSFQFSKR; this is encoded by the coding sequence ATTGATGAGCATGGCCGGGCACGGGCTACAGGCAAGCGGAAAGAGTCGGTCGCCTGCGTGTGGATAAAGCCGGGCCGTGGAACGATTACCGTTAACGGTAAAGCGGTGGAGAGTTATTTTGCCCGTCCGGTGTTGCGGATGATTATCAACCAACCTCTTGTAGAGGCCGGGCGTGAGTCTCAATATGACGTTATGTGCTCGGTCCACGGAGGAGGCTTGTCGGGACAAGCAGGAGCGGTTCGCCATGGCATATCGCGGGCGCTTGTTCGTTGTGAACCTGACCTGCGTCCACCTCTTAAAAATGGAGGTTTTTTGACGCGGGATTCACGGGTTGTGGAGCGTAAGAAATATGGTCGCCGTAAGGCGCGACGCAGCTTCCAATTCTCCAAACGTTAA
- the argC gene encoding N-acetyl-gamma-glutamyl-phosphate reductase, translating into MSVSSLQVAILGASGYTGGDAIRLLACHPNVTLMALIAQRHAGEAVEDVWPHLGATDLPDMVTPEQVDWEHVDAVVCGLPHGTFQAMSTDLPDHVKIIDMSADFRLRDKEVYAHWYGQPHAAPDMQEQAVYGLTEFYRNDIAVARLVACPGCYPTAVLLALLPLVSERCITPEDLIIDAKSGVSGAGRGLKQQNLFSEIAEAMHPYNVGSHRSVSEIEQELSRAGGVPVMVNFTPHLVPLNRGELVTVYARLGQGQTADDARRILSTRYEAEPFVNVLEAGHTPATRQVRGSNLCQIGVFADRLPERVIIVAAIDNLVKGSSGQAVQNLNLMFGFDETTGLEQKPLFP; encoded by the coding sequence ATGTCTGTTTCTTCTCTTCAGGTCGCTATTCTTGGTGCGTCCGGCTATACGGGCGGCGATGCCATTCGCTTGTTGGCGTGTCATCCGAATGTCACTCTAATGGCATTAATTGCCCAACGTCATGCGGGTGAGGCGGTAGAAGACGTCTGGCCTCATTTGGGGGCTACGGACCTGCCGGATATGGTAACGCCCGAACAGGTTGATTGGGAGCATGTAGATGCCGTGGTGTGCGGCCTGCCTCATGGAACGTTTCAGGCGATGAGTACCGATCTGCCGGATCATGTAAAAATTATTGATATGTCGGCGGATTTTCGTCTGCGGGATAAAGAGGTCTACGCCCATTGGTATGGACAGCCTCACGCGGCGCCCGATATGCAGGAACAAGCCGTTTATGGCTTAACGGAGTTTTACCGCAATGATATTGCCGTAGCCCGGCTTGTTGCGTGTCCCGGATGTTATCCGACGGCGGTGTTGCTGGCCTTGCTGCCTCTGGTTTCAGAGCGCTGCATTACGCCGGAGGATTTAATCATTGACGCTAAATCCGGTGTGAGTGGCGCCGGTCGGGGGCTGAAACAGCAAAACCTGTTTAGTGAAATTGCTGAAGCCATGCATCCTTATAATGTTGGATCTCACCGGTCTGTTTCTGAAATTGAGCAGGAACTATCGCGGGCGGGTGGCGTACCGGTTATGGTCAATTTTACGCCTCATCTTGTCCCGTTAAACCGGGGCGAGCTGGTTACGGTCTATGCCCGTTTGGGGCAAGGACAGACGGCAGATGATGCGCGGCGTATTTTGTCCACCCGCTATGAAGCGGAGCCTTTCGTCAATGTGCTTGAAGCGGGCCACACACCGGCAACCCGTCAGGTGCGGGGGTCTAATCTGTGTCAGATTGGCGTTTTTGCCGACCGCCTTCCTGAGCGGGTTATTATTGTGGCGGCGATTGACAATCTGGTTAAGGGATCAAGTGGACAGGCCGTTCAGAACCTTAATCTCATGTTTGGTTTTGATGAGACCACAGGATTGGAGCAAAAGCCTCTTTTTCCCTAA